In the Nicotiana tabacum cultivar K326 chromosome 16, ASM71507v2, whole genome shotgun sequence genome, one interval contains:
- the LOC142170149 gene encoding F-box/FBD/LRR-repeat protein At4g26340-like, protein MVSLHCVCVDRLQPHFSVHFRENKVSSGDLHNIEVDPVEYKIDALSDELLVAILSYLSVKKAATTCLVSRRWRYLWQYTSGCLEIYDRDKRTRDPNVEHEFVKLEVKVFELNLATGGGFVVGLRYYHFPDIEKLSSKLKISRFCCNLKSLNLVNIGVKEEVVHFFLSNCPCLEKVRVSGSKCLQNLKVTGPLPSLKFVELSWCYNVESLEVDASNLESFTYIGPYILVPFENLPKLSELSIGHQYCHSFIFDADKHTRYSSKLRKLRLIVPPQALWSRLTSSYPDNFPRLDNLKVLELDLMLKACESLLFFTFLVNASPLLSNFTARIQYTGVLAEEVVKIIGLTGCRSDFNLALHLLGIGESLKEMILQPTNERHHYKVKEMAATLMEKQSKQLEQRLPPGAKLVML, encoded by the exons gagatTTACATAATATTGAAGTGGATCCGGTGGAGTATAAGATTGATGCATTGTCCGATGAGTTGCTTGTGGCAATTCTTTCATATTTATCAGTAAAGAAAGCAGCAACAACCTGTCTTGTCTCTCGTAGATGGAGATATCTATGGCAGTATACCTCTGGCTGTCTTGAGATTTATGATAGGGATAAAAGAACTAGAGACCCGAATGTAGAACATGAGTTTGTGAAGTTG GAAGTCAAAGTATTTGAATTGAACTTAGCGACTGGCGGGGGATTTGTTGTTGGATTGCGATATTATCATTTTCCTGACATTGAGAAATTGTCGTCCAAGCTAAAGATTTCCAGATTTTGTTGTAATCTAAAGTCACTTAACCTTGTCAATATCGGTGTTAAGGAGGAAGTCGTTCATTTTTTTCTATCGAATTGTCCATGCCTCGAGAAAGTACGTGTTTCAGGTTCTAAATGTCTACAGAATTTGAAAGTTACGGGTCCACTTCCAAGTCTGAAGTTCGTGGAACTATCGTGGTGTTACAATGTCGAGAGTCTGGAGGTTGATGCTTCAAATCTAGAGTCGTTTACATATATTGGACCTTATATACTTGTGCCTTTTGAGAATTTACCCAAGTTATCTGAGCTATCAATCGGACATCAGTATTGTCATTCTTTTATCTTTGATGCGGACAAGCACACACGCTATTCCTCTAAGCTGAGAAAGCTTAGACTAATAGTGCCTCCTCAG GCTTTGTGGAGTAGGCTCACATCCAGTTACCCTGATAATTTCCCTAGATTGGACAATTTAAAGGTGTTGGAATTGGACCTTATGTTGAAAGCTTGTGAAAGCCTACTCTTCTTCACCTTTTTGGTCAATGCATCTCCTTTGCTGTCTAATTTTACAGCTCGA ATACAATACACCGGTGTCTTAGCTGAGGAG GTGGTGAAGATAATTGGACTTACAGGATGTAGAAGTGATTTTAACCTTGCCTTGCATTTACTGGGAATTGGAGAGTCTCTTAAGGAGATGATCCTACAGCCTACTAATGAAAGGCATCACTACAAGGTTAAGGAAATGGCTGCAACATTAATGGAAAAGCAGAGCAAGCAGCTTGAACAGAGGTTGCCACCAGGGGCTAAACTGGTGATGCTATAG